One segment of Enterobacter ludwigii DNA contains the following:
- a CDS encoding methionine synthase yields MKTLLPTSTAGSLPKPTWLAQPETLWSPWKLQDQELLAGKQDALRLSLDEQIRAGIDIVSDGEQTRQHFVTTFIEHLSGVDFENRQTVRIRNRYDASVPTVVDAVARQKPVFVDDAKYLRQLTDKPIKWALPGPMTMIDTLYDAHYKSREKLAWEFAKILNQEARELEAAGVDIIQFDEPAFNVFFDEVNDWGIAALERAIEGLRCQTAVHICYGYGIKANTDWKKTLGSEWRQYEEAFPKLQTSNIDIISLECHNSRVPMDLLELIRGKKVMVGAIDVATNTIETPEEVADTLRKALQFVDADKLWPSTNCGMAPLSRQVANGKLNALSAGADIIRKELGA; encoded by the coding sequence ATGAAAACATTGCTCCCGACTTCAACGGCTGGCAGTTTGCCTAAGCCAACCTGGCTTGCGCAACCCGAAACGCTCTGGTCGCCATGGAAATTGCAGGATCAGGAATTACTTGCCGGTAAACAGGATGCGCTGCGTTTATCTCTGGATGAGCAGATCCGTGCGGGCATTGATATTGTCAGCGACGGGGAACAGACTCGTCAGCACTTCGTCACCACCTTTATTGAACATCTCAGCGGCGTTGATTTTGAGAACCGCCAGACCGTGCGAATTCGTAACCGCTATGACGCGAGCGTGCCGACCGTGGTGGATGCCGTCGCCCGTCAAAAACCGGTGTTCGTTGATGACGCAAAGTATTTGCGTCAGCTCACGGATAAACCGATCAAGTGGGCTCTGCCCGGCCCGATGACCATGATCGACACCCTCTATGACGCTCACTATAAAAGCCGCGAAAAGCTGGCCTGGGAATTTGCCAAAATTCTCAACCAGGAAGCGAGGGAGTTAGAAGCGGCAGGCGTTGATATCATCCAGTTTGATGAACCGGCCTTTAACGTGTTTTTTGATGAGGTGAACGACTGGGGTATTGCCGCGCTGGAACGCGCCATCGAAGGTTTGCGCTGCCAGACCGCGGTCCATATCTGCTACGGGTATGGCATCAAAGCCAATACCGACTGGAAAAAAACGCTCGGTTCAGAATGGCGGCAGTATGAAGAAGCCTTCCCTAAACTGCAGACGTCCAATATCGACATCATCTCGCTGGAGTGCCACAACTCCCGCGTACCGATGGACCTGCTGGAACTGATCCGCGGCAAAAAGGTGATGGTGGGTGCCATTGACGTGGCGACCAATACCATTGAGACGCCAGAGGAAGTGGCCGATACGCTGCGTAAAGCGCTGCAGTTTGTCGATGCCGACAAGCTGTGGCCATCAACAAACTGCGGGATGGCCCCGCTCTCACGTCAGGTTGCCAACGGAAAGCTCAACGCCCTGAGCGCCGGCGCCGACATTATCCGTAAAGAACTCGGCGCGTAA
- a CDS encoding DMT family transporter — protein MQWMLILLVILGGMGLSVEAGLLGPLGGEVGDLWATFSIFGTGAALTFLLMLFFSPRNSPSFFTQPAWQLLGGVIGPVYVVILTLATPAIGIALTMIGILAGQVFKSLIIDHYGLLGTTPRKINGKRIIALLFIIAALVLVAQG, from the coding sequence ATGCAATGGATGTTAATTTTACTGGTTATTCTCGGCGGCATGGGCCTCTCCGTAGAGGCTGGCTTGCTGGGGCCACTGGGTGGGGAAGTCGGCGATTTATGGGCCACGTTCAGTATTTTCGGTACAGGTGCCGCGCTGACGTTTCTGCTGATGCTGTTTTTCAGCCCGCGTAACAGCCCGTCGTTTTTCACACAGCCCGCATGGCAACTGCTCGGCGGCGTAATCGGGCCCGTTTACGTCGTCATTTTGACCCTCGCCACGCCGGCCATCGGCATTGCCCTGACGATGATTGGCATTCTGGCAGGTCAGGTCTTTAAGAGTCTTATCATTGACCACTATGGGTTGCTGGGCACCACGCCCAGAAAGATTAACGGTAAACGCATCATCGCGCTGCTTTTCATCATTGCCGCGCTGGTTCTGGTTGCACAGGGGTAA
- a CDS encoding DUF1852 domain-containing protein, whose protein sequence is MSNAFTFSLKRSCFDENYNPSENTRTTTNFANLARGEKRQQNLRNTLVMMNNRFNALARWDNPKADRYALELDIISVDLHIGAEKPFPAIEILQTTIVDKKTHESIDGIVGNNFSSYVRDYDFSVLLPEHNKNQSRFSIPDNFGELHGTIFRHFVNSPEYKENFKKAPVICLSVSSKDTYRRTGNQHPVLGIEYRPDGTSLTEQYFGKMGLQVRYFMPENSAAPFAFYFTGDLLRDYTNLELISTISTMETFQKIYRPEIYNANSTAGECYQPDLNHEDHSLTKIVYDREERNRLAIEQGKFTEAYFIKPYKPLLEQWSGHNTL, encoded by the coding sequence ATGAGTAATGCTTTTACATTTAGCCTTAAGCGTAGTTGCTTTGATGAAAATTATAACCCTTCAGAAAATACGCGTACCACCACCAACTTCGCCAACCTGGCCCGTGGCGAAAAACGCCAGCAAAACCTGCGTAATACGCTGGTGATGATGAATAACCGTTTTAACGCGTTAGCGCGCTGGGACAACCCAAAAGCCGATCGCTATGCGCTCGAACTGGACATTATTTCTGTGGATTTGCATATCGGCGCTGAGAAGCCCTTCCCGGCTATCGAAATATTGCAGACAACGATCGTTGATAAAAAGACCCATGAGAGCATCGACGGTATCGTTGGAAATAATTTCTCGTCCTATGTCCGCGATTATGATTTCAGCGTCTTGCTGCCGGAGCACAATAAAAATCAGTCCCGCTTCTCGATCCCGGATAATTTTGGTGAGCTGCACGGCACTATTTTCCGGCATTTCGTTAACTCACCTGAATACAAAGAGAACTTCAAAAAGGCACCGGTGATCTGCCTGAGCGTCTCCAGCAAAGACACCTACCGCCGCACGGGCAACCAGCACCCGGTGCTGGGCATCGAGTATCGTCCGGACGGTACATCCTTAACCGAGCAGTACTTCGGGAAAATGGGTCTGCAGGTTCGTTACTTTATGCCTGAGAATAGCGCAGCGCCGTTTGCGTTTTATTTCACCGGCGATTTATTACGGGATTACACCAACCTGGAGTTGATTAGCACCATCAGCACCATGGAGACTTTCCAGAAAATTTATCGTCCTGAAATTTACAATGCGAACTCAACCGCCGGAGAATGCTACCAGCCCGATCTGAATCATGAGGATCATTCATTAACAAAAATTGTTTATGACCGTGAAGAACGCAACCGGCTGGCAATTGAACAGGGCAAATTTACGGAAGCGTATTTCATCAAGCCCTATAAACCTCTTCTTGAGCAGTGGTCAGGTCACAACACGCTTTAA
- a CDS encoding DUF2058 domain-containing protein, producing MTKLTLQEQMLKAGLVSSKKMAKVQRTAKKSRVQAREAREAVEENKKAQLERDKQLSEQQKLATLAKEFKAQVKQLIEMNRITVTRGTIAFNFTDGNLIKKIEVDKQTQAQLINGRLAIARLVINANGDCDYAIIPAVVADKIAQRDAESIVLNSALSQEEQDEDDPYADFKIPDDLMW from the coding sequence ATGACAAAACTCACCCTACAAGAGCAGATGCTGAAAGCAGGCTTAGTCAGCAGTAAAAAGATGGCTAAAGTTCAGCGCACGGCCAAGAAATCGCGCGTTCAGGCCCGCGAAGCAAGGGAAGCAGTAGAAGAGAATAAAAAAGCGCAGCTCGAGCGTGACAAGCAGCTGAGCGAGCAGCAGAAGCTGGCGACGCTGGCGAAAGAGTTTAAAGCGCAGGTCAAGCAGCTGATCGAAATGAACCGCATCACCGTGACCAGAGGCACCATCGCCTTTAACTTTACCGACGGCAATCTCATCAAAAAAATCGAGGTCGACAAGCAGACGCAGGCCCAGCTGATCAATGGCCGCCTGGCGATTGCGCGTCTGGTGATTAATGCCAATGGCGACTGCGACTATGCGATTATCCCGGCAGTGGTGGCCGATAAAATCGCCCAGCGCGATGCCGAGAGTATCGTGTTAAACAGCGCCCTGAGTCAGGAAGAGCAGGATGAAGACGATCCGTACGCAGATTTCAAAATTCCTGACGATTTGATGTGGTAA
- a CDS encoding LysR family transcriptional regulator, whose amino-acid sequence MVDAGNMNIRSLRVFIAVYEAQNFSVVARREGMSASQVSRVIYQLEDALGQQLFYRNTRAVIPTESGHLFIRYARAMVESLEEARRELDERSTEPSGTLRINGPVYFGQRHVAPGLPALAARYPRLNIELTLTDDFIDPHKDAADVIFRIGTLTDSTFHARVFGQQRYHLAASPDYLRKHGVPDGPDDLSRHRCLVYRGSSGPNRWLVRGQGEAWVHYPVVPLMTSNNAESLLIAALGGMGIVLFPDWLIGDRLQKGELVALLVEWECAINTEPLNIAAIYPHARHPPLNVRAVIDHYVALFGTPPYWQT is encoded by the coding sequence ATGGTTGATGCCGGAAATATGAATATCCGCTCGCTGCGGGTTTTTATTGCGGTTTACGAAGCGCAAAACTTTTCTGTGGTTGCCCGGCGGGAGGGGATGTCTGCTTCGCAGGTTTCACGCGTTATCTATCAGCTTGAGGACGCGCTCGGCCAGCAACTTTTCTATCGTAATACCCGGGCGGTGATCCCAACGGAAAGCGGCCACCTTTTTATCCGCTACGCCAGAGCGATGGTGGAAAGCCTGGAGGAGGCGCGTCGGGAACTGGATGAGCGTTCGACGGAGCCTTCCGGCACGCTGCGCATTAATGGCCCGGTGTACTTTGGGCAGCGACACGTTGCCCCTGGCCTGCCTGCACTGGCGGCGCGGTATCCCCGGCTGAATATAGAGCTGACGCTGACCGATGACTTTATCGACCCGCACAAAGATGCCGCCGACGTTATCTTTCGCATCGGCACGCTGACGGATTCAACCTTTCACGCGCGGGTTTTTGGCCAGCAGCGTTACCATCTGGCCGCGTCGCCGGACTATTTGCGAAAACACGGTGTGCCAGACGGGCCGGATGACCTCAGTCGTCACCGGTGCCTGGTCTACCGCGGGTCGTCAGGTCCCAATCGCTGGCTGGTGCGAGGTCAGGGGGAAGCCTGGGTGCATTACCCCGTGGTGCCGCTGATGACCTCCAATAATGCGGAGTCGCTGCTCATTGCCGCGCTGGGCGGGATGGGGATCGTGCTGTTTCCGGACTGGTTGATTGGCGACAGACTGCAGAAGGGGGAACTGGTCGCACTCCTCGTGGAATGGGAGTGCGCCATAAATACCGAGCCGCTGAACATTGCGGCGATCTATCCTCACGCCCGTCATCCGCCCCTGAACGTCAGGGCGGTGATTGATCATTACGTGGCGCTTTTCGGCACCCCGCCTTACTGGCAGACGTAG
- a CDS encoding DMT family transporter, with the protein MTLIMIMLAVCGGATLSIQAAINGQLGSSVGVFKSAFLTFSVGALVTALLIFFFEPKQAVTLMDVPKWQLLGALFGVPYIVIMVLAVQRIGTAVATVAVIFGQLTMSMLIDSFGWLGNAVIPFSLSRLGAIVCLAIALIFIYLSSKTPAEPAPGSE; encoded by the coding sequence ATGACACTGATTATGATTATGTTGGCAGTGTGTGGCGGCGCGACGCTGAGCATCCAGGCCGCCATCAACGGACAGCTGGGAAGCAGCGTGGGCGTCTTTAAAAGCGCGTTTCTGACGTTTTCCGTTGGTGCGCTGGTCACCGCCCTGCTGATCTTCTTCTTTGAACCCAAACAGGCCGTTACCCTGATGGACGTGCCCAAATGGCAGCTGCTCGGTGCCCTGTTCGGCGTGCCCTACATTGTGATAATGGTACTGGCGGTACAACGTATCGGTACCGCCGTTGCCACGGTCGCGGTGATCTTCGGCCAGCTCACCATGAGCATGTTGATTGACAGCTTTGGCTGGCTGGGTAACGCGGTCATTCCGTTTTCGCTGAGCCGTCTCGGGGCCATCGTCTGCCTGGCCATTGCGCTGATCTTCATCTACCTCAGCAGCAAAACCCCCGCCGAACCGGCGCCCGGGAGCGAGTAA
- the azoR gene encoding FMN-dependent NADH-azoreductase: MSKVLVLKSSILAGYSQSGQLSDYFVEQWREQHSADEITVRDLAANPIPVLDGELVGALRPGDAPLTPRQQEALALSDELIAELQAHDVIVINAPMYNFNIPTQLKNYFDLVARAGVTFRYTENGPEGLVKGKRAIVLTSRGGIHKDTPTDLVAPYLTLFLGFIGITDVNFVFAEGIAYGPEVATKAQTDAKAAIDSLVAA, encoded by the coding sequence ATGAGCAAAGTATTAGTATTGAAATCCAGTATTCTGGCAGGGTACTCACAGTCTGGTCAGCTCTCTGACTACTTCGTTGAACAGTGGCGTGAACAGCATTCTGCTGATGAAATCACCGTGCGTGACCTGGCTGCAAACCCGATTCCTGTGCTGGATGGCGAACTGGTTGGCGCGCTGCGTCCAGGCGACGCTCCCCTGACGCCACGTCAGCAGGAAGCCCTGGCCCTCTCTGACGAGCTGATTGCTGAACTGCAGGCGCACGACGTTATCGTGATCAACGCGCCAATGTACAACTTCAACATCCCTACTCAGCTGAAGAACTACTTCGACCTGGTTGCCCGTGCCGGCGTAACCTTCCGTTACACTGAAAACGGTCCTGAAGGTCTGGTGAAAGGTAAGCGTGCGATTGTACTGACCAGCCGTGGTGGTATTCACAAAGACACCCCAACTGACCTGGTTGCACCGTACCTGACTCTGTTCCTGGGCTTCATCGGTATCACCGACGTGAATTTCGTGTTTGCTGAAGGTATTGCCTACGGCCCGGAAGTTGCGACCAAAGCGCAGACTGACGCGAAAGCCGCTATCGACAGCCTCGTAGCCGCTTAA
- a CDS encoding RluA family pseudouridine synthase — protein MSAIIDSFIAPPCHDEIEILWQDEHLVLINKPSGLLSLSGKNPQNRDSVHYRLVQTFPGCTLVHRLDFGTSGLMVIARNKAINAALCHQFSQRAVRKVYSALLCGHVENDEGVIDAPIAKDPALFPLMSICAITGKPARSRYQVMDRFYDAALPLTRVRLTPETGRTHQLRIHCQQLGYPILGCDLYGGLALPGTEQIPRLMLHASELDFVHPVSAEAINARHAAPF, from the coding sequence ATGTCTGCGATTATAGATTCTTTTATTGCCCCACCGTGTCACGACGAGATCGAGATCCTCTGGCAGGACGAACATCTGGTCCTGATTAATAAGCCTTCCGGTCTGCTCAGCCTTTCAGGCAAAAATCCGCAAAACCGCGATTCAGTGCATTATCGACTGGTACAGACGTTTCCCGGCTGCACGCTGGTGCATCGTCTGGATTTCGGTACATCCGGGCTGATGGTCATTGCGCGCAATAAAGCGATTAACGCCGCTCTCTGTCACCAGTTCAGCCAGCGCGCCGTGCGAAAGGTATACAGCGCCCTGCTTTGCGGGCATGTGGAAAACGACGAGGGCGTGATTGATGCCCCGATTGCTAAAGATCCGGCGCTGTTTCCGCTGATGTCGATTTGTGCGATTACCGGCAAGCCCGCACGCTCACGCTATCAGGTGATGGACCGGTTTTATGATGCGGCACTGCCGTTGACGCGGGTCAGACTGACCCCGGAGACCGGGCGAACCCACCAGCTGCGCATTCACTGCCAGCAGTTGGGCTACCCTATTTTAGGCTGCGATCTGTATGGCGGTCTTGCACTGCCGGGCACCGAACAGATACCGCGGCTGATGCTGCACGCCAGCGAGCTGGATTTTGTGCATCCGGTGAGCGCAGAGGCAATTAACGCCCGTCACGCCGCACCGTTTTAA